In a genomic window of Rubrobacter calidifluminis:
- a CDS encoding enoyl-CoA hydratase-related protein: MSYETVIFERRGAVAEIALNRPRALNAFDATMHRELYDALGRAAEDEEARALLLRGEGRAFSSGADLKDEGVRGEDGSLADLGDYLRRTYSRTVLLLASMEKPVVAALGGVVYGAGVGIALSCDLRVAAEDARISVAFVNIGLMPDAGTTFFLPRVVGLGRAMELSLLGDEIGAEEAARIGLVNRVVPAERLLEEARSLSERLAAMPTRALGETRRALRRSFESGLEEALEREAEGQSRCGRTRDFEEGVQAFFERRDPRFTGR, from the coding sequence TTGAGCTACGAGACGGTCATCTTCGAGAGGCGGGGTGCGGTCGCCGAGATCGCGCTGAACCGCCCCCGGGCGCTGAACGCCTTCGACGCCACCATGCACCGCGAGCTCTACGACGCGCTCGGCCGTGCCGCGGAGGACGAGGAGGCGCGGGCCCTGCTCCTGCGCGGGGAGGGGCGGGCCTTCTCCTCCGGCGCCGACCTGAAGGACGAGGGCGTGCGCGGCGAGGACGGCTCGCTCGCGGACCTCGGGGACTACCTGCGACGCACCTACTCCCGCACCGTTCTGCTACTTGCCTCGATGGAGAAGCCGGTCGTCGCGGCGCTCGGCGGCGTCGTCTACGGGGCGGGCGTCGGGATCGCGCTCTCCTGCGACCTGAGGGTCGCCGCCGAGGACGCCCGCATCTCGGTCGCCTTCGTCAACATCGGGCTCATGCCCGACGCCGGGACGACCTTCTTCCTGCCGCGGGTCGTGGGGCTGGGGCGGGCTATGGAGCTGAGCCTGCTCGGCGACGAGATCGGGGCGGAGGAGGCGGCCCGCATCGGGCTCGTCAACCGCGTCGTCCCGGCGGAGAGGCTGCTCGAGGAAGCCCGCTCCCTCTCGGAGAGGCTCGCCGCGATGCCGACCCGCGCCCTCGGCGAGACCCGCCGGGCGCTTCGGCGGAGCTTCGAGAGCGGCCTGGAGGAGGCGCTGGAGCGGGAGGCGGAGGGACAGTCGCGCTGCGGGCGTACCCGCGACTTCGAGGAGGGCGTGCAGGCGTTCTTCGAGAGACGGGATCCCCGCTTCACCGGGCGCTAG
- the tsaA gene encoding tRNA (N6-threonylcarbamoyladenosine(37)-N6)-methyltransferase TrmO has translation MDGKEIDPVPIGWVKSPLTDRASAPKQGCEGAPDAWILLEGWAVPGLEGIREGDEILVLSWLDRASRDVLRVRPRGDPSGGERGVFCTRSPDRPNPIGLHPVEVVEIQGGRILVRDLEALDGTPILDIKPARRCSERGVPADNSDSSAR, from the coding sequence ATGGACGGTAAGGAGATAGACCCGGTCCCGATCGGGTGGGTAAAGTCGCCGCTCACCGACAGGGCGTCGGCGCCGAAGCAGGGCTGCGAGGGGGCGCCGGACGCCTGGATCTTGCTCGAGGGGTGGGCGGTGCCGGGGCTCGAAGGAATCAGGGAGGGGGACGAGATCCTCGTTCTCAGCTGGCTCGACCGCGCCAGCCGGGACGTGCTGCGGGTGCGACCCCGCGGGGATCCTTCCGGGGGCGAGCGCGGTGTGTTCTGCACCCGCTCCCCGGACAGGCCGAACCCTATCGGGCTGCACCCGGTCGAAGTTGTCGAGATCCAGGGCGGAAGGATCCTCGTGCGCGACCTCGAGGCGCTGGACGGCACCCCGATCCTGGACATCAAGCCGGCGAGGAGGTGCTCGGAGAGGGGCGTCCCGGCCGACAACTCCGACTCTAGCGCCCGGTGA